One genomic window of Pseudomonadales bacterium includes the following:
- a CDS encoding ribosome modulation factor — MKRQKRDTSQRAFLKGYQAGFNGKDKYSCPHNTSSPCAHDWYNGWREGRDDRMQGYKLHTEQQKVANF, encoded by the coding sequence ATGAAGAGACAGAAAAGAGACACTTCCCAACGCGCCTTTCTCAAAGGCTACCAGGCCGGATTCAACGGTAAAGACAAATATTCATGCCCACATAATACATCATCACCCTGTGCACACGACTGGTATAACGGCTGGCGCGAAGGCCGCGATGACCGAATGCAAGGCTACAAACTTCACACAGAACAACAAAAGGTCGCCAATTTCTAA
- a CDS encoding MoxR family ATPase yields MADNHSLSELQHWLNRQIVGQQNLVERLLIALLADGHLLVEGAPGLAKTKAIKTLSEGISGDFHRIQFTPDLLPADITGSDIYRPESGSFEFQPGPIFHNLVLADEINRAPAKVQSALLEAMAERQISVGQSTYALPTLFLVMATQNPIEQEGTYPLPEAQMDRFLMHVNVGYPAVEAERSILKLARNEAMHIEAEQPEIVDEQTLLDARKQVLSVHMAEPVEEYIVQLILATRNPETYGGELANWLEFGGSPRATIALDRCSRAHAWLNGQDFVSPDNVRAVVNDVLRHRLILSFEAEASGITPDKVIDTLLHSVPSA; encoded by the coding sequence ATGGCAGACAATCATTCGCTATCAGAACTACAACACTGGTTAAACCGGCAAATTGTCGGACAACAAAATCTGGTGGAACGACTCCTGATTGCCCTGTTAGCTGATGGTCATTTACTGGTAGAAGGGGCGCCTGGACTGGCAAAAACCAAAGCTATCAAAACCCTCTCTGAAGGTATCAGTGGCGATTTTCATCGAATCCAGTTTACGCCTGACTTATTACCCGCCGATATCACCGGCAGTGACATTTATCGACCTGAAAGTGGCTCTTTCGAATTCCAGCCAGGCCCTATTTTTCACAACCTGGTGCTGGCCGATGAGATCAATCGGGCACCAGCAAAAGTCCAATCTGCACTTCTGGAAGCCATGGCCGAAAGGCAAATCAGTGTCGGCCAAAGCACTTACGCATTGCCCACCCTGTTCCTGGTGATGGCGACTCAAAACCCTATTGAGCAGGAGGGTACCTACCCGCTACCCGAAGCCCAGATGGACCGTTTCCTGATGCACGTCAATGTCGGCTACCCCGCTGTGGAAGCTGAGCGTAGCATTCTCAAGCTGGCCCGTAACGAGGCCATGCATATTGAAGCCGAACAGCCAGAAATAGTCGACGAACAAACCCTGCTTGACGCCCGCAAACAGGTTCTCTCTGTACATATGGCAGAGCCCGTTGAGGAATATATCGTGCAATTGATACTCGCCACCCGGAATCCGGAAACCTATGGTGGCGAGCTGGCCAACTGGCTGGAATTTGGTGGCAGTCCGCGCGCCACCATTGCGCTTGACCGATGCTCACGGGCTCATGCCTGGCTCAACGGGCAAGACTTTGTCAGCCCCGACAATGTCAGAGCCGTAGTCAATGATGTCTTGCGCCATCGACTGATTCTCAGCTTCGAAGCCGAGGCCAGCGGCATTACACCTGACAAGGTGATCGATACACTACTGCACAGCGTGCCTTCCGCCTGA
- a CDS encoding glutaredoxin family protein encodes MRQLILYTGNHCSLCDQAKMLIYPLLTEYGWALEEINIANNAALKNKYGSRIPVVVTPGGEEKDWPFTSGQIKRVLTADNL; translated from the coding sequence ATGCGGCAGCTGATTCTTTACACGGGCAACCACTGTTCACTTTGTGATCAGGCGAAAATGCTGATTTACCCCCTGCTGACGGAATATGGCTGGGCACTGGAAGAAATCAATATTGCGAATAACGCTGCGTTAAAAAACAAATACGGCTCGAGAATTCCTGTCGTTGTTACACCGGGAGGAGAAGAAAAAGACTGGCCGTTTACCTCTGGGCAGATAAAACGGGTGTTGACGGCAGATAATCTGTGA
- a CDS encoding PEP-CTERM sorting domain-containing protein, translating to MLNSNLKLIRAFALLGAVSLMPHANAALLDAFENGGFEGGSINTNFHNSQVPPGWTTTGGTPDTFDGNTNFGSYTWAPSSTGGQFLHGIGDQPNWTESALQVGLGGLVIGQQYEISFEQSISRSQWSQTGGYWKIKFGDEIQDSAHMDIPDFGVFEGWTWQTMIFTATAEIQTLEVIAWSDTDSFRTDIGIDSFFLGDPGTNPDNPDNPDNPNPVPEPASIALFGLGLAGLGFSRRRKAKA from the coding sequence ATGCTAAATTCTAACCTCAAACTCATAAGAGCATTTGCATTATTAGGCGCAGTGTCTCTGATGCCTCACGCAAATGCCGCACTGTTGGACGCTTTCGAAAATGGCGGTTTTGAAGGTGGTTCAATAAATACAAACTTCCACAACTCCCAAGTTCCTCCGGGTTGGACTACAACTGGCGGCACACCAGACACTTTTGACGGCAATACTAATTTTGGCAGTTACACCTGGGCACCCAGTAGTACAGGCGGGCAGTTTCTGCACGGTATTGGTGATCAACCAAACTGGACTGAAAGTGCTTTGCAAGTAGGACTTGGTGGACTGGTCATTGGCCAGCAATATGAAATTTCCTTTGAGCAAAGTATCTCTCGAAGCCAATGGTCGCAGACTGGTGGTTACTGGAAGATCAAGTTTGGTGATGAGATTCAGGATTCTGCTCATATGGACATCCCGGATTTCGGTGTATTCGAAGGCTGGACATGGCAAACCATGATTTTCACCGCAACAGCAGAGATCCAGACACTTGAAGTGATCGCTTGGAGTGACACCGACAGCTTCAGAACCGATATTGGTATTGACAGCTTCTTCTTGGGAGACCCTGGCACCAATCCTGATAACCCGGATAATCCAGATAACCCGAATCCTGTGCCCGAGCCAGCTTCAATTGCACTGTTCGGACTTGGTCTTGCGGGCCTTGGCTTTAGCCGACGCAGAAAAGCAAAAGCGTAA
- a CDS encoding DUF58 domain-containing protein: MKILATDVPLNPAIADISELLKLRFAARELTFFPRMAARHQQAGAHQSRFRGRGMDFDEVRPYQPGDDIRTIDWRVTARTTTPHTKLFREERERPVLVITDLRPSMFLGSQELKSVTAAKIAATLAWAGLYANDRVGGLIFGAQQQQDFRPRRSHHSVLQIIHGLSDYTERLLLNEPCRYSLAEILTEARRVVHPGTTLFIVSDFHDIDSAGRKDEASESQQHLFQLAKHCDLTLCHTFDTLDSQLPPPGSYAVSNGEQQCLLNTRRQPLRQQFEQQFRNRQSHLRQLCNRLSMGYLSFRTGQPIIHPLLQAYSGKRNRRSR, translated from the coding sequence ATGAAAATTTTAGCAACAGACGTCCCACTCAATCCGGCAATTGCCGATATCAGTGAACTGCTGAAATTGCGCTTTGCTGCCCGCGAGTTGACCTTTTTCCCCCGTATGGCGGCAAGACATCAACAAGCAGGAGCGCATCAATCCCGTTTTCGTGGCCGAGGTATGGATTTCGATGAAGTACGCCCCTACCAGCCCGGAGACGACATTCGCACTATCGACTGGCGTGTCACCGCCCGCACAACAACTCCTCACACAAAACTGTTCAGAGAAGAGCGGGAACGCCCTGTACTGGTAATCACTGATTTGCGCCCATCGATGTTTCTGGGTAGCCAGGAACTGAAATCGGTTACTGCTGCAAAGATCGCGGCCACACTTGCCTGGGCCGGACTCTATGCCAATGACCGGGTTGGAGGGCTGATATTCGGCGCGCAGCAGCAGCAAGACTTCCGCCCCAGACGCAGTCATCACAGTGTTTTGCAAATTATTCACGGCCTCAGTGATTACACTGAACGCCTGCTACTCAATGAACCCTGCCGTTATTCTCTGGCCGAAATACTGACAGAAGCGCGCCGCGTAGTTCACCCCGGCACCACATTGTTTATTGTCAGTGACTTTCACGATATTGATTCGGCAGGGCGCAAGGATGAGGCGTCTGAAAGCCAACAACACCTGTTTCAACTGGCAAAACATTGCGATCTCACACTGTGTCATACCTTCGACACACTGGACAGCCAGCTTCCACCACCAGGCAGTTATGCGGTAAGCAACGGCGAACAACAATGCTTGCTGAATACGCGCCGCCAGCCGCTTCGGCAACAGTTTGAGCAGCAGTTTCGCAATCGCCAAAGCCACCTGCGCCAGCTCTGTAACCGCTTATCAATGGGGTACCTGTCATTCCGTACAGGCCAACCCATCATCCACCCCCTGCTGCAAGCCTACAGCGGCAAGCGAAACAGGAGGTCACGGTGA
- a CDS encoding DUF4381 domain-containing protein, whose product MSFRSALLPDMPLQSSGPLARLQDIHLPEPIGWWPPAPGWWLLTVLVVVALTFTIICIVRKHRNNLYRRQALAELEYLYRSNKSHPAIFSHQLLALIRRTTIAAYPAAQLAPLPTRELLEAISDDENGTGFSCELRQQIDMLAYRKAPEYPASFSDDIYQATRQWLKRHRRSSQEASPC is encoded by the coding sequence GTGAGCTTCAGGTCGGCACTTCTGCCCGATATGCCTCTACAGTCATCCGGGCCTCTTGCCCGGTTGCAGGATATCCACTTGCCGGAACCCATTGGCTGGTGGCCTCCGGCACCGGGGTGGTGGCTGCTGACTGTGCTGGTTGTGGTGGCGCTAACATTCACTATTATCTGCATAGTTCGCAAGCATCGAAATAACCTCTACCGCAGACAGGCGCTTGCTGAACTGGAATACTTGTATCGTAGCAACAAAAGTCATCCGGCAATTTTCAGCCATCAGCTACTCGCTCTCATACGCCGCACGACAATAGCGGCCTACCCCGCTGCGCAACTGGCCCCGCTGCCGACCAGAGAATTGCTGGAAGCCATCAGCGACGATGAAAACGGTACTGGCTTCAGCTGCGAACTGCGCCAACAAATCGATATGCTCGCCTACCGTAAAGCACCCGAGTATCCCGCCAGCTTCAGTGATGATATATATCAAGCCACGAGACAATGGCTCAAGCGTCATCGTCGTTCCAGTCAGGAGGCTTCTCCTTGTTGA
- the pncC gene encoding nicotinamide-nucleotide amidase, whose translation MTEKTSLLASQLGELLLQRKLKVTCVESCTGGGVASAITDIPGSSAWFEYGFVTYANRAKQQLVGVSEQVLCAHGAVSEPVVREMVAGALRVSGADIAVAISGIAGPDGGTTDKPVGTVWFCWQEKMERAHCAREIFSGGRAEVRSAAVERALQGLLDILKK comes from the coding sequence ATGACTGAAAAAACTTCACTATTGGCATCGCAACTGGGTGAGTTGTTATTACAGCGAAAACTCAAGGTCACCTGTGTTGAATCCTGCACCGGTGGAGGTGTTGCCAGCGCCATTACCGATATCCCCGGCAGCTCCGCCTGGTTTGAGTATGGCTTTGTTACCTATGCGAATAGAGCCAAGCAGCAGTTGGTCGGTGTTTCGGAACAGGTTCTGTGTGCTCACGGAGCGGTAAGTGAGCCAGTGGTCAGGGAAATGGTTGCAGGTGCACTCCGTGTTTCGGGTGCTGATATTGCGGTGGCTATCAGTGGTATTGCTGGGCCTGATGGTGGTACAACGGATAAGCCGGTGGGTACTGTCTGGTTTTGCTGGCAGGAGAAGATGGAGCGCGCACACTGTGCGCGTGAAATTTTTTCCGGCGGCCGCGCTGAGGTAAGGTCTGCGGCAGTTGAAAGGGCGTTGCAGGGATTGCTTGACATCCTGAAAAAATAA
- the lysS gene encoding lysine--tRNA ligase: MTESQQDENKLIAERRAKLQMIREQSAEKNSTAFPNDFRRQHLAGDLQREFGEKSKEQLEEQVLPVSVAGRVIRNRGAFVEIQDMSGRIQLYVTKEARPFAKGLDLGDIVGVSGALHKSGKGDLYVNLEQYQLLTKSLRPLPDKYHGLADQELRYRQRYVDLIVNPDIRNVFRIRSQVIEFIRSYLNYQQFMEVETPMLQAIPGGATARPFITHHNALDIDMYLRIAPELYLKRLVVGGFERVYEINRNFRNEGLSTRHNPEFTMLEFYQAYADYNDLMDLTEDMLRQLSRHVLATTEVRSTVKNAEGEVVQETVYDFAKPFRRLSVFDSILHFNPDISAEALADETGARQIAEHLDIPLKDYWGLGKVQIEIFEKTVEHRLDQPTFITLYPAEVSPLARRNDADPFVTDRFEFFVGGRELANGFSELNDAEDQAERFRAQVSEKDAGDDEAMHYDADYIRALEYGLPPTAGEGIGIDRLVMLLTDSPSIRDVLLFPHMRPE, translated from the coding sequence ATGACTGAGAGCCAGCAAGACGAAAACAAGCTAATTGCAGAGCGACGTGCCAAATTGCAAATGATTCGCGAGCAGTCGGCAGAGAAGAACAGTACGGCATTCCCCAATGATTTTCGGCGTCAGCATCTGGCCGGTGATTTGCAGCGGGAATTTGGTGAAAAGTCCAAGGAGCAGCTTGAGGAGCAGGTGCTGCCGGTTTCAGTGGCTGGTCGGGTAATTCGCAACCGCGGTGCTTTTGTGGAAATCCAGGATATGTCAGGGCGTATTCAGTTGTACGTGACCAAGGAAGCCAGGCCTTTTGCGAAGGGGCTGGATCTGGGTGATATTGTCGGAGTTTCCGGAGCGCTGCACAAATCCGGAAAGGGTGATCTTTATGTCAACCTTGAGCAATATCAGTTGTTGACCAAATCACTGCGTCCGCTGCCGGACAAATATCACGGTCTTGCCGATCAGGAGCTGCGTTACCGTCAGCGTTATGTCGATCTGATTGTGAATCCAGATATTAGAAATGTCTTTAGGATTAGATCACAAGTTATTGAATTTATTAGATCATATCTTAATTATCAGCAGTTTATGGAAGTGGAAACTCCCATGCTGCAAGCCATTCCAGGCGGTGCTACGGCCCGGCCATTTATTACCCATCACAATGCTCTGGACATCGACATGTACCTGCGGATTGCGCCGGAACTCTACCTCAAACGCCTGGTAGTGGGTGGTTTTGAACGAGTCTATGAGATTAATCGCAACTTTCGCAACGAGGGGCTGTCGACGCGTCATAACCCCGAGTTCACAATGCTCGAATTCTATCAGGCTTACGCCGATTACAATGATCTGATGGACCTGACAGAAGACATGTTGCGTCAACTTTCCCGGCATGTGTTGGCTACAACAGAAGTGCGTAGCACAGTAAAAAATGCCGAAGGCGAGGTTGTGCAGGAAACGGTTTACGATTTTGCCAAGCCTTTTCGTCGTCTTTCAGTGTTCGATTCAATCTTGCATTTTAACCCTGATATCAGTGCTGAGGCTCTGGCGGATGAAACCGGTGCGCGGCAGATTGCGGAGCATCTGGATATTCCTTTGAAGGACTACTGGGGGCTGGGCAAGGTTCAGATTGAGATTTTTGAAAAAACAGTGGAACACCGGCTTGATCAGCCAACCTTTATTACCCTGTACCCCGCTGAGGTGTCGCCGCTGGCGCGTCGCAATGATGCCGATCCATTCGTAACGGATCGTTTTGAATTCTTTGTGGGTGGCCGCGAACTGGCTAATGGTTTTTCGGAGCTGAACGATGCTGAAGATCAGGCAGAGCGATTTCGTGCCCAGGTATCGGAAAAAGATGCCGGTGATGACGAAGCCATGCACTACGATGCAGACTATATTCGCGCCCTTGAGTATGGCTTGCCACCCACGGCAGGCGAGGGTATCGGCATCGATCGCCTGGTCATGTTGCTCACAGACTCCCCCTCGATTCGTGACGTGTTGCTGTTCCCTCACATGAGGCCGGAATAA
- a CDS encoding quinone-dependent dihydroorotate dehydrogenase — MYSLARNALFLLPPETAHEISLDLIGCGERLGLNQYWGRKVADNPVKVMGLNFPNPVGLAAGLDKNGDYFNGLGGLGFGFVEVGTVTPRPQPGNPKPRLFRLPEHQAIINRMGFNNLGVDHLVERVKRRRYHGVLGINIGKNFDTPVDQAVNDYLICMRQVYNHADYITVNLSSPNTPGLRELQFGESLTWLLRRLKNEQQKLADKYGEYVPLAVKVAPDLTENEVADIARILVKQNVDGVIATNTTVSRAGVENHIHAAEAGGLSGAPLAGKSTEVVAAFSRELDGALPIIGVGGICCGEDAVAKMAAGASLVQLYSGFIYRGPELIRETADAVASAAR; from the coding sequence ATGTACTCCCTGGCCCGTAACGCCTTGTTCCTTCTTCCTCCAGAAACGGCTCACGAGATCTCGCTTGATCTGATTGGTTGTGGTGAACGATTGGGGTTGAATCAATACTGGGGTCGCAAAGTTGCCGACAATCCGGTCAAGGTGATGGGGCTGAATTTTCCCAACCCGGTTGGTTTGGCTGCCGGGCTGGATAAAAATGGCGATTATTTTAACGGTCTGGGTGGGCTTGGCTTTGGCTTCGTCGAAGTTGGCACGGTGACGCCACGACCACAACCGGGTAACCCGAAACCACGTTTATTCCGGCTGCCGGAGCATCAGGCAATCATTAACCGTATGGGGTTCAATAATTTGGGTGTTGACCATCTGGTGGAGCGGGTAAAGCGACGCCGTTATCACGGTGTTTTGGGTATTAATATCGGCAAAAATTTCGATACCCCTGTAGACCAGGCTGTCAATGATTACCTGATCTGTATGCGCCAAGTGTATAACCATGCGGATTACATTACGGTCAATTTGTCTTCTCCCAATACACCAGGACTTCGTGAGTTGCAGTTTGGTGAGAGCCTGACCTGGTTGTTGCGACGTTTGAAAAACGAGCAGCAGAAGCTGGCGGACAAGTACGGTGAATACGTTCCCCTGGCGGTTAAGGTAGCGCCGGATTTGACAGAGAATGAAGTGGCAGATATTGCCCGGATTTTGGTGAAACAGAATGTCGATGGTGTTATTGCCACGAATACCACGGTTTCCAGAGCCGGTGTTGAAAATCACATCCATGCCGCTGAAGCGGGTGGTTTGAGCGGTGCGCCATTAGCCGGGAAGTCCACGGAAGTGGTCGCTGCCTTCAGCAGAGAGCTGGATGGAGCATTACCTATAATCGGTGTTGGCGGCATCTGCTGCGGTGAGGATGCGGTGGCAAAAATGGCTGCCGGAGCCAGTCTGGTGCAATTGTACAGTGGGTTTATCTACCGCGGCCCTGAGCTTATCAGAGAAACGGCGGATGCTGTTGCATCCGCCGCCCGGTAG
- the rlmKL gene encoding bifunctional 23S rRNA (guanine(2069)-N(7))-methyltransferase RlmK/23S rRNA (guanine(2445)-N(2))-methyltransferase RlmL, whose protein sequence is MTYNWFVTCPKGLEELLLDELQALGAEDLRMTVAGVYANGPLALAYRMCLWSRLANRVLLPLARFDVESAEQLYEGVQAVAWPEHLTPRQTIAVDFVGSNDAIRHTQFGAQRVKDAVVDVIQAKYADRPDVDLRRPDIRINAHLSKDRVNISLDLSGESLHKRGYRQAMVPAPLKENLAAALLIRAGWPQMINDLADKAALVDPLCGSGTLLIEGALMAADIAPGLKRSKFGFHNWLQHDDEQWQQVHSEAISRSRVGLEKGKAGLLPEIRGYDKDTRAVRAAEDNIIDAGLDGIIRVMAKPLNAFKKPTHRQIEKGLLITNPPYGERWGEMEELRPLYQQLGELAKQECPGWRLAVFTGNEALAGELRLRADRKYKLFNGTIASQLLLFQMRDADSKTDTKAAESESEKAVILPEGATMFANRLKKNSRKLKPWLKQSGVSCYRLYDADMPEYAVAVDIYHDAIHVQEYAPPQQIGEQQANKHLSEVKQALQYLYPQSRAKLFFKERRRQKGENQYQRVSARRNSNAVFRVKEGCAELEVNLQDYLDTGLFLDHRPVRHLLAELAGGKRVLNLFCYTAVATVQMALASAESSLSVDMSNTYLEWAQRNFDLNGIGKRHRLLRADCVEWLAETAQSGDRQFDLIFLDPPTFSNSKKMTSILDIQRDHPELIANAMSLLPETGVLVFSNNFRRFQMAESVLMDYQVENVTSRTLDPDFQRNQRIHNCWLIHHRKGSNLAPQYLPDASPNPWKRGRGRGSE, encoded by the coding sequence GTGACCTATAACTGGTTTGTTACATGCCCTAAGGGGTTGGAAGAACTTTTGCTGGATGAGCTACAAGCGCTTGGTGCAGAAGATTTGCGTATGACCGTGGCCGGTGTTTACGCCAATGGCCCGTTGGCACTGGCTTACAGGATGTGTCTCTGGTCAAGACTGGCAAACCGTGTGTTGCTGCCGTTGGCCAGATTTGACGTTGAATCTGCAGAGCAGCTCTATGAAGGAGTACAGGCTGTTGCCTGGCCGGAGCATTTGACACCTCGTCAAACGATTGCGGTTGATTTTGTCGGTAGTAACGATGCTATACGGCATACGCAGTTTGGCGCTCAACGAGTGAAAGATGCGGTGGTGGATGTGATACAGGCAAAGTATGCTGACCGGCCCGATGTAGACCTGCGGCGCCCCGATATCCGTATCAATGCACACTTATCCAAAGATCGCGTCAACATCAGCCTGGACCTGTCTGGCGAAAGCCTGCATAAGCGTGGTTACCGACAAGCTATGGTTCCCGCTCCCCTGAAAGAAAATCTTGCCGCCGCGTTGTTGATACGGGCTGGCTGGCCACAGATGATCAATGATCTTGCTGATAAGGCGGCCTTGGTTGATCCTCTGTGTGGTAGTGGCACACTTCTGATTGAAGGGGCGTTGATGGCCGCGGATATAGCCCCTGGCCTGAAGCGTTCCAAATTCGGCTTCCATAACTGGTTGCAGCATGATGATGAACAGTGGCAGCAGGTTCACAGTGAAGCGATTAGCCGTTCACGGGTGGGATTAGAGAAGGGTAAGGCAGGCTTGCTGCCGGAAATTCGGGGTTACGATAAGGATACTCGTGCCGTAAGAGCCGCAGAAGACAATATTATTGATGCAGGTTTGGATGGCATTATACGAGTGATGGCGAAACCTCTGAACGCATTTAAAAAACCGACTCACCGGCAGATCGAAAAGGGGTTGTTAATCACCAATCCTCCATACGGCGAACGATGGGGCGAGATGGAGGAGCTGAGACCCCTCTACCAACAACTGGGTGAACTGGCAAAGCAGGAATGCCCCGGCTGGCGGCTGGCCGTGTTCACTGGCAACGAAGCGCTGGCCGGTGAGTTGCGCCTGAGGGCTGACAGGAAGTACAAACTGTTTAATGGCACCATAGCCAGCCAATTATTGCTGTTTCAGATGAGGGATGCGGACAGTAAGACCGATACAAAGGCTGCAGAATCAGAGTCTGAAAAGGCCGTTATCCTGCCGGAGGGGGCAACCATGTTTGCCAACCGGCTCAAGAAGAATAGCCGCAAGTTGAAGCCCTGGCTTAAACAGTCGGGTGTGAGTTGTTACCGGCTCTACGATGCCGATATGCCCGAGTATGCAGTAGCGGTAGATATTTATCACGATGCTATCCACGTTCAGGAGTATGCACCTCCCCAGCAAATCGGCGAACAGCAGGCCAACAAACATTTATCTGAAGTGAAGCAGGCTTTGCAATACTTGTATCCACAAAGTCGCGCCAAACTGTTTTTTAAGGAGCGCCGACGTCAAAAAGGTGAGAATCAATACCAGCGAGTATCCGCCCGCCGTAACAGCAATGCTGTGTTCCGTGTCAAAGAGGGTTGTGCAGAACTGGAAGTTAATTTGCAGGACTATCTGGATACAGGGCTGTTTCTGGACCATCGCCCTGTCAGGCACTTGCTGGCGGAGCTGGCCGGAGGCAAACGGGTATTGAACCTGTTTTGTTATACCGCTGTGGCAACCGTACAAATGGCGCTGGCGAGTGCTGAATCTTCATTGAGTGTCGATATGTCGAACACGTACCTGGAGTGGGCGCAGCGCAACTTTGATCTTAACGGTATCGGCAAGCGGCATCGCCTGCTGAGAGCGGATTGTGTTGAATGGCTGGCCGAAACCGCGCAGTCGGGAGATCGGCAGTTTGATCTGATATTTCTCGACCCGCCGACCTTTTCAAATTCAAAGAAGATGACGTCGATACTTGATATTCAAAGAGATCACCCTGAGTTGATTGCCAATGCCATGTCGCTGTTGCCTGAAACAGGAGTTTTGGTATTTTCCAATAATTTTCGTCGCTTCCAGATGGCCGAATCTGTGTTGATGGATTATCAGGTTGAGAATGTGACGAGTCGAACGCTGGACCCGGACTTTCAGCGCAACCAGCGGATTCACAACTGCTGGTTAATTCACCACCGCAAAGGGAGCAACCTGGCGCCTCAGTATCTGCCTGATGCGTCACCGAACCCCTGGAAACGCGGGCGGGGCAGAGGTAGCGAGTAA
- the prfB gene encoding peptide chain release factor 2 (programmed frameshift) yields MLEIAPIKNALDDLQARTDVLRGYLDYAEKKDRLAEVELELGDADVWNNPDRAQALGRERASLEAVVETIETLDAGVSDARDLLEMAAEENDEDAVSEIEAEVEQLESHLANLEFRRMFSGETDANNAFLEIQSGSGGTEAQDWAEMVLRMYLRWGEARGFKTTLEEASAGEIAGIKSATIRFEGEYAFGWLRTETGVHRLVRKSPFDSGNRRHTSFCSVFVSPEIDDNIEIDINPADVRTDTYRASGAGGQHVNKTDSAVRLTHEPTGIVAECQSQRSQHKNRDQAWKMLRAKLYEQEMLKRREAAQELEESKSDIGWGSQIRSYVLDDQRIKDLRTNVQTSNCGAVLDGNLDLFIEASLKAGV; encoded by the exons ATGCTTGAAATTGCCCCTATAAAAAATGCCCTCGATGATCTTCAGGCGCGTACTGACGTGCTCAGGGGGTATCTT GACTACGCTGAAAAAAAGGACCGCCTAGCAGAGGTTGAGCTGGAACTCGGTGATGCCGATGTCTGGAACAACCCTGATCGAGCTCAGGCGTTAGGGCGCGAACGGGCATCTCTGGAAGCGGTGGTTGAAACGATTGAAACACTCGATGCGGGTGTTAGTGATGCCAGAGACCTGCTTGAAATGGCTGCTGAAGAAAATGATGAAGATGCGGTCAGTGAAATAGAAGCTGAAGTAGAGCAGTTGGAAAGCCACCTTGCCAATCTTGAGTTTCGAAGGATGTTTTCCGGTGAAACGGATGCCAATAACGCATTCCTTGAAATTCAATCGGGTTCAGGTGGTACTGAGGCTCAGGACTGGGCTGAAATGGTGCTGCGTATGTATCTGCGCTGGGGGGAGGCAAGAGGTTTCAAAACCACACTTGAAGAGGCCTCCGCTGGAGAGATTGCTGGCATCAAGAGCGCAACAATCCGTTTTGAAGGTGAATACGCTTTTGGCTGGTTGCGCACCGAAACCGGCGTGCATCGGTTGGTCAGAAAGTCACCGTTTGATTCCGGGAATCGTCGACATACATCTTTCTGTTCGGTTTTTGTGTCACCGGAGATTGATGACAATATCGAGATTGATATTAACCCTGCTGATGTTCGCACAGATACATATCGTGCTTCCGGGGCCGGTGGTCAGCACGTGAACAAAACCGATTCAGCCGTGCGCCTGACTCACGAACCTACCGGTATTGTGGCGGAGTGCCAGAGTCAGAGGTCGCAGCATAAAAACCGTGATCAGGCATGGAAAATGCTGCGTGCCAAACTTTATGAGCAGGAAATGCTGAAACGCAGGGAAGCCGCGCAGGAGCTGGAAGAGAGTAAATCCGATATCGGTTGGGGCAGCCAGATTCGCTCCTATGTGCTCGACGACCAGCGCATCAAGGACCTGCGCACCAATGTGCAAACCAGCAATTGTGGGGCCGTGCTGGATGGTAATCTGGATCTTTTTATTGAAGCCAGTCTTAAGGCTGGTGTTTAA